One Drosophila subobscura isolate 14011-0131.10 chromosome U, UCBerk_Dsub_1.0, whole genome shotgun sequence DNA window includes the following coding sequences:
- the LOC117902586 gene encoding cytochrome b5-related protein, which translates to MVIEEWKKSGIATKFPTYRNSGLVTTHSWQLGKREDDRAEGLWRIHDGIYDFTEFIDKHPGGPFWIRETKGTDITEAFEAHHLTTAPQKMIAKYWVRDAAEPRIYTLTLDEGGFYKTLKERVRNELKTIDKKPKRKSDLIHLGVLVSLFLFAIISAKYKSLVALVLAGVALCWTVIVSHNYFHRRDNWQMYAFNLGLMNFTAWRVSHALSHHIYPNSYMDLELSMFEPLLCWIPNPHLKSKAMRYVSWVTEPVAYALAFFIQIATRIFYSLRHTNIMYWHDLLALSIPVSIYLGTGGTVGVLACLRTWLAMTSIASFSFCLIGLNAAHHDPEIYHEGDTNREDRDWGLFQVDTIIDRGDLKWSQFLVLTHFGDHVLHHLFPTLDHGLLPALYPVLYQTLDEFKGHLRECNHIEHMIGQHKQLLRITPNPKPPGSGKKVK; encoded by the exons ATGGTGATTGAGGAGTGGAAGAAGAGTGGCATTGCCACCAAGTTCCCAACGTACAGAAATTCCGGTCTAGTGACCACAcacagctggcagctgggaaAGCGTGAGGATGATCGGGCGGAAGGACTCTGGCGCATACACGATGGCATCTACGACTTTACGGAGTTCATTGACAAGCATCCTGGCGGTCCCTTCTGGATACGCGAGACAAAGGGCACCGACATTACGGAGGCCTTTGAGGCACATCATCTGACAACTGCTCCTCAGAAGATGATCGCCAAGTACTGGGTGCGAGATGCGGCAGAGCCCAGGATCTACACATTGACCCTGGATGAGGGCGGATTCTACAAGACCCTCAAGGAGCGAGTGCGCAACGAGCTGAAAACCATCGACAAGAAACCAAAGCGCAAGAGTGAT CTGATTCACTTGGGCGTTCTGGTGTCCTTGTTCCTGTTTGCCATCATCAGTGCCAAGTACAAGAGTTTAGTGGCTTTGGTGCTGGCGGGTGTGGCGCTCTGCTGGACAGTGATCGTATCGCACAATTACTTCCATCGTCGCGACAATTGGCAGATGTACGCCTTCAATCTGGGCCTGATGAACTTCACCGCCTGGCGCGTGTCGCATGCCCTGTCCCATCACATCTATCCCAATTCGTATATGGATCTGGAGCTGTCCATGTTCgagccgctgctctgctggaTTCCCAATCCACACCTCAAGAGCAAGGCCATGCGTTACGTGTCCTGGGTGACGGAGCCGGTGGCCTATGCCCTCGCATTTTTCATTCAGATCGCCACGCG AATTTTCTACTCGCTCCGCCACACAAACATCATGTACTGGCACGATCTGCTGGCTCTCAGCATACCCGTCTCCATCTACCTGGGAACGGGCGGCACGGTGGGCGTGCTGGCCTGCCTGCGTACATGGCTGGCGATGACGTCGATtgccagcttcagcttctgcctTATCGGCCTGAATGCAGCGCATCATGACCCGGAAATCTATCACGAGGGCGACACGAATCGCGAGGACCGCGACTGGGGCCTGTTCCAGGTGGACACGATCATCGATCGCGGTGATCTCAAGTGGTCGCAGTTCTTAGTGCTCACTCACTTTGGCGACCATGTGCTGCACCATCTTTTCCCTACTCTCGATCATGGTCTACTGCCAGCCCTCTATCCGGTGCTCTACCAGACTCTCGACGAGTTCAAGGGTCATTTGCGCGAATGCAATCACATTGAGCATATGATTGGACAGCataagcagctgctgcgcatCACACCCAATCCCAAGCCACCCGGTTCGGGCAAGAAAGTAAAGTAG